The region CTCCCTGATATCCCCAACTATAATTATATGCACATAGATAACGAGTGTCAAAGTATAATTATTATAAACTGTTATCGATAATTATTATTATATAATATAAATTATTTTTTATAAAGTCATCAGGGAATATTTGTTATGGCAGGAAAACTGCGACGTCCTCTATTTGATAATGCCAGGATTTCTAAAAGGTAATTGTTATTACACAATATCCATAAACTGCGACACAACTACTGGAATGTTTTTATATAATTACGTCCACTTTCTCGCCCTACCGTCCGGGATCGCTTCGGGCGGATGCTTTCACTGCCAGCATAAGTGCGACATCAGTTCAAGAAAATCACTTTCACTGTGTCTTCTTTACCGCGGGCACGGCCTCAGCCTCCTTGCCCCGGCAAGGGGTATGTCGACGTTGTCCGCAAAGGACGATTTTAGTCGACCTTCCTTTTCCACTCTGCGGGGTCTTCGGACTCGTGCTGTTCCCGCAGGAGTCACCGCCCTCCGCTCACCCGGACTAGTGTAGTGGTATCATCCGTTTTTCTATAACGATTTCGATTCCAGCAAAGAGTCATAAACGTAAAAATAGCGGAGGAAATACGCGGAGACTCCTGTGGGAGCAGAGGCCTAGATGAGACTCCGTAGCGCGGTAGCGCAAGGAGGCTCATCAGCCACCCACGGTAAAGAAGACACTGCGAAAGCTTGCTTGAGCAGATGTCGCACTTATGCTCGAAAGTGAAAGCGACGTGTATTTCCGCAGCGGTGGTAAAACATCATACTATGTCGCAGTTTACTTCAACTGTTAGACAGCAACGAGAGCATTCTAATAAAACGACTCAATCAGCGCTTCCATTGCTTCATTGGCGACGAACGCCTCCAGGGACGCGGCCGCAAGTGAAGCTATCAATAACAATGAGAAAATCATGATATAACGGCCAAACGGCTGAAAAATCGGCTGCGGAATCTTTTTTGAAAAAAGTTTACCAAGCAGTGTTAGTGAGAATATCATCGCCATACTTCCGGCAATTAAATAGACTGGTATAATCAGAAAGTTCTGCGGTGCAATTGATAATGATGCCAACAGCAGCCCTTTCGCCCCAAGCTGATTGACAATGAACCCAACTGAGAAGCCCACAACAAGTCCTTTCAGGAAAATGAGAATCCACACCAATGGAAGACCGATAACGGACAATCCCAATATAAACAGTAAAATTAAATATTTGGCATGATAAAGGAAGCTGGATTTTAATATTTCACTATTATTTATTTGTTCACTGCCATTAAGCTGTCCGAAAAAACGCTCCAGATAAAAAAACAAACCTTCCTTCTGTCCGAAACTCATGCCGTTTACAATAATTGCTCCAAACACTACACCGGTTAAAAACAGAATGATCATAAACATATAAATAGTGGCATGATCTTTTACATGATTCACTGCTAAAGTTCGTTTGGTATACATCGAAATCCTCCATTGTCCTTTTTTCCTCTCTACTAAAAACTATGAAGAATACCATGTAAAAATACCAAAATGCGGATAATTTAATGAATGATTTATTCAGGAAGTTACACTCCCATACCTGCCGCCACCGCCAGCTTTTATTTCTAAATCCCCTTCCCGCATCCGAATGATAGAGGCTGCTAGTTTTTCGGGTACGATCTCCTGCAGTTCCTCAAATGGAACATGGTGAATCACATTCATTTCTGTATCAAAATGGGATAATAGCTTTTCAAATGTTTTGGGACCAAGCTTCGGCAAATATTCCAATGGAACCTGATACAAATATGGCGGCCGTTCCATATTGCTGCCATCCGCATTGGATAACTCCTGTATCCGGTCATACACCCCTTTGATAATTTTAGTTGAATGACACGTATGACATTGATCTGCATCAGGTGATAATGGTTCGAGACACTGACTGCAAACCGTTGTATAATATTTCCCCAAATGCGGATTCATGCCAAAGTTCTGTTTGATGCCTCGCCCGTTAACATTGCCCAGTGCCCATTCAAATTCTTTAAAAGAAGGCTCATCCATCATAATTTCCTGATATTCTCTCGCTATTTTCGCAAGCGAGTGCGCATCTGAATTCGATACAAATGTGTAATCGTGCAGTTCGGCAATTTGATCAGCCATCATCGTATCTGAACTCAGACCCAGCTCAATGGCATCAATCAAGTCCGGATCGAATACTTCTTTTAAAGATTGGCGAACACCTTTTCCGTATAAGCTTTTAAACGGAGTAAATGCATGAGCAATAATAAACAGCCCGGAAAGTTCCTTTACTTTATATTGCAGTTCCTTTGCTGAACCATAATATCGCTGGGAGCTCAATGTGACATTTTTCATCTTTCCTGTCAGCCACTCCGTGAACTTCCCGATTGCCGCAAGTGTTGGGAAAAAGCAAAGCACATGAATTTGTCCGTGGCAGTTTTCATCATATACTTCAATCTCCGCCCCCGGCAGCAGTGTAACCTTTTCGAAACGAACTCCTCCATCCGCCAGTTCATATGCTTTTCCAGCATCAATCAGCTGCTTTATTTCTTCTTGTACTGCCGGAGCATGGCTGTCAATCACCCCCGCCATGTGGATGCCCTTGTTACGGCTTGCTTCTTTCAAAATATTTGTCAGCGTCAACGTCTTGGCACCCGTTATTTTTACCGGTTTATTGTACATATCCCTGCCGATATGAATGTGCAGATCGGTGAAAAATGAATTCAGCATTTCCTACATCCTTTCTAGTAATTCAAGATACAACATTGCATAGTTTGTCTTCGCAT is a window of Virgibacillus ihumii DNA encoding:
- the spoIIM gene encoding stage II sporulation protein M, coding for MYTKRTLAVNHVKDHATIYMFMIILFLTGVVFGAIIVNGMSFGQKEGLFFYLERFFGQLNGSEQINNSEILKSSFLYHAKYLILLFILGLSVIGLPLVWILIFLKGLVVGFSVGFIVNQLGAKGLLLASLSIAPQNFLIIPVYLIAGSMAMIFSLTLLGKLFSKKIPQPIFQPFGRYIMIFSLLLIASLAAASLEAFVANEAMEALIESFY
- a CDS encoding endonuclease Q family protein, producing MLNSFFTDLHIHIGRDMYNKPVKITGAKTLTLTNILKEASRNKGIHMAGVIDSHAPAVQEEIKQLIDAGKAYELADGGVRFEKVTLLPGAEIEVYDENCHGQIHVLCFFPTLAAIGKFTEWLTGKMKNVTLSSQRYYGSAKELQYKVKELSGLFIIAHAFTPFKSLYGKGVRQSLKEVFDPDLIDAIELGLSSDTMMADQIAELHDYTFVSNSDAHSLAKIAREYQEIMMDEPSFKEFEWALGNVNGRGIKQNFGMNPHLGKYYTTVCSQCLEPLSPDADQCHTCHSTKIIKGVYDRIQELSNADGSNMERPPYLYQVPLEYLPKLGPKTFEKLLSHFDTEMNVIHHVPFEELQEIVPEKLAASIIRMREGDLEIKAGGGGRYGSVTS